In a single window of the bacterium BMS3Abin14 genome:
- a CDS encoding deoxyuridine 5'-triphosphate nucleotidohydrolase, whose protein sequence is MRFLNSLELKKILEFPAPVNGQISEDLFTMTLRSVHQIVGEAKLGPGENDTREARRIKRPSRRSAGENIGWWDLGQGAYWITFNEKVEVPPDCVLVIQPHKRILGNGVWHPAIFIRDWDKEMDGVLLIVSARGVKVSEDAVISCCFVVRLD, encoded by the coding sequence ATGAGATTCCTCAATTCCTTAGAGCTCAAGAAGATCCTGGAATTTCCAGCGCCCGTGAACGGCCAGATCTCGGAGGATCTTTTTACCATGACCCTTCGCAGTGTTCACCAGATAGTGGGAGAGGCGAAACTCGGGCCGGGCGAGAACGACACCAGGGAGGCCAGGCGCATCAAGCGTCCTTCCAGGCGTTCAGCCGGTGAGAATATCGGATGGTGGGACCTTGGACAGGGCGCATATTGGATCACATTCAACGAAAAGGTGGAGGTCCCCCCCGACTGCGTCCTCGTTATCCAGCCCCATAAACGGATTCTGGGCAACGGTGTGTGGCATCCTGCGATTTTTATCCGTGATTGGGATAAGGAGATGGACGGAGTGCTCCTGATCGTTTCGGCCAGGGGAGTAAAGGTCAGCGAAGACGCGGTTATCTCCTGCTGTTTCGTCGTCCGCCTGGACTGA
- the nfuA gene encoding fe/S biogenesis protein NfuA, translating into MVDREKIKEVLDKVRVSLQADGGDAELVEITDEGLVKLRLLGHCAGCPMSQMTLKAGIERALRENVSENIVVEGVA; encoded by the coding sequence ATGGTTGACAGGGAAAAGATCAAAGAGGTTCTGGACAAAGTGCGCGTTTCACTCCAGGCAGACGGCGGAGATGCCGAACTGGTGGAGATAACCGATGAGGGTCTTGTAAAACTCAGGCTGCTCGGCCATTGTGCCGGATGCCCAATGTCCCAGATGACGCTGAAGGCCGGCATCGAGCGAGCCCTCAGGGAGAATGTGAGCGAAAACATCGTTGTTGAGGGCGTCGCTTAG
- the fprA_1 gene encoding type A flavoprotein fprA, which translates to MSTVNMAPGLHWVGALDPDLRTFDLIMNAPHGTTYNSYLVEGKKECALIETVKAGFTESYMENLSSLATIKLRGKKAVVFGSYGWSGEAVKLVEERLKGIKIKIPAEGFRAQLFPTEADLENCRELGAKLVEA; encoded by the coding sequence ATGTCCACCGTCAACATGGCCCCTGGCCTTCACTGGGTGGGGGCTCTGGACCCCGATCTGCGTACTTTCGATCTGATCATGAATGCGCCCCATGGCACGACCTATAACTCCTATCTGGTCGAGGGTAAGAAGGAATGCGCGCTTATCGAAACCGTCAAGGCGGGGTTCACCGAGTCCTACATGGAGAACCTGTCCTCTCTGGCGACCATCAAGCTGAGGGGAAAAAAAGCGGTGGTGTTCGGTTCATATGGCTGGAGCGGAGAAGCGGTCAAACTTGTGGAGGAGAGGCTCAAAGGGATCAAGATCAAGATCCCGGCGGAGGGATTCAGAGCCCAGCTTTTCCCCACGGAGGCCGACCTTGAAAACTGCAGGGAACTGGGGGCGAAGCTCGTCGAGGCGTAA
- the mepM_1 gene encoding murein DD-endopeptidase MepM yields MTARKVSVFAPALFAAVIGLAFPSSAAGALTFRLTWDPSIVRPGAIVPMMIQSPVSLAGVEAAASGERFPLIRTSAGKYIALVGVDLGMDDPVYRVEFSLHMKGRTTLYRMEGDLKVQSVEFDSQTLSFPTGMVDLTGGILKRVRRDSGRLRSALARRTGERYWKKPFVMPANGRISTRFGVRRILNGKPRSPHSGIDIAAPVGTPIAAANRGEVVLAAPLLLSGNTVVVDHGWGLLTVYAHMNSISVREHQLVDRGDTLGRVGATGRATGPHLHFGAFLRGAKVDPEQLLDLHFPLL; encoded by the coding sequence ATGACTGCCCGTAAAGTTTCCGTTTTCGCACCGGCCCTCTTTGCCGCTGTGATCGGTTTGGCCTTCCCTTCTTCCGCTGCCGGGGCCTTGACCTTCAGGCTGACTTGGGATCCGTCAATCGTGCGCCCCGGGGCGATAGTTCCAATGATGATACAATCCCCGGTATCCCTTGCCGGGGTCGAGGCTGCCGCATCGGGGGAGCGTTTTCCCCTGATCCGAACCTCAGCCGGGAAATACATCGCCCTTGTAGGGGTCGATCTCGGAATGGACGACCCGGTCTACAGGGTCGAGTTTTCCCTCCATATGAAGGGACGGACGACACTGTACCGGATGGAAGGCGACCTTAAAGTTCAGAGCGTGGAATTTGACAGCCAGACCCTCTCCTTTCCAACCGGGATGGTGGACCTGACGGGCGGCATATTGAAAAGGGTCAGGAGAGATTCGGGACGTCTCCGATCTGCCCTGGCGAGGCGCACAGGGGAACGCTACTGGAAAAAACCGTTCGTCATGCCGGCCAACGGAAGGATTTCCACACGTTTCGGCGTCAGGCGCATCCTCAACGGAAAGCCTCGTTCACCCCACAGCGGAATCGATATCGCGGCGCCCGTCGGCACTCCGATAGCGGCCGCCAATCGGGGAGAGGTGGTCCTTGCGGCCCCTCTGTTGCTTTCAGGTAATACCGTGGTTGTCGACCACGGCTGGGGCCTGTTGACCGTTTATGCCCACATGAATTCCATCTCCGTGAGGGAGCATCAACTGGTGGACCGCGGTGATACCCTGGGGCGGGTGGGCGCCACCGGTCGGGCCACGGGCCCGCACCTGCACTTTGGGGCTTTTCTCAGAGGGGCGAAAGTGGACCCGGAACAGCTGCTTGACTTACACTTCCCTTTGCTGTAG
- the ptsI gene encoding phosphoenolpyruvate-protein phosphotransferase, translating to MCPTRDQISLLEQISRLIGESHDFRGTVDNIVSLVKREMHTDVCSLYLYNDERDHLALAATEGLSRSAIGKVKMRPSEGLTGLVFETRTPLVVQNADKHPRFRYFPITKEEHYHTFLGVPLISRRNPIGVLVVQDKGERSYTKQELQLFNTIAGQVAGVVVNARLLNGLSMDAAAPKPVAEIAHQSRLLHGIPAAPGIAMGTAIILEGPDDFHYLMEKHSDDPEQERKFLDNAVAEARTEIEKLQRRVHEQLGEEDAAIFNIHLMMIEDQGFTQKVDDLISSGYTALYSVKTVVSDYLNSFDNINDPYLRERGVDIEDVGRRLGRLLSGSGSEDAMFIEKAGILVSRLITPSDAASLAGQKVEGVATAGGGHTSHAIILSRSMGIPCVVGIDEILDIVHSGDFLIVDGNMGTVFVNPDESIVREYRRLTEDYNRHVVELVSERDLPAVTLDGYRVELMGNVGLLSDLKLTSFYGAEGIGLYRTELPFIARNVLPGEDDQYRIYRRMVEGSMGKPVTIRTLDVGGDKNIPYLKMPKEDNPFLGWRSIRMCLEKVDIFKVQIRAILRAAIHGSVNIMIPMISSMEEIRRVKILIEESIRELEVSRVPHDPGVPVGIMIEIPAAVHLADRLAKEVDFFSIGTNDLTQYALAVDRNNPKVAHLYDPMNPAVLSLIQMTTKAARDNGIPVGVCGEIAALPLWTPLLLGLGVTDLSMNAAAIPLVKRSIRLIKHQDCVRAARRALKVGTSSEVRRILSRFETMIKTQVYFSPSEGKS from the coding sequence GTGTGCCCCACAAGGGATCAGATCAGTCTTCTGGAACAGATTAGCAGGTTAATCGGTGAGTCACACGATTTCAGGGGGACTGTCGACAATATCGTCTCCCTGGTCAAGAGGGAGATGCACACCGATGTCTGTTCGCTATACCTTTACAATGACGAACGGGACCATCTTGCCCTGGCCGCCACAGAAGGCCTTTCACGCAGCGCCATCGGGAAGGTCAAGATGAGACCCAGTGAGGGCCTGACCGGGCTGGTCTTTGAGACCAGGACACCGCTCGTGGTGCAAAATGCCGATAAACATCCCCGTTTCAGATACTTTCCCATAACAAAAGAGGAGCACTATCACACATTTTTGGGAGTTCCCCTCATCAGCCGGCGCAATCCCATAGGGGTCCTCGTGGTTCAGGACAAAGGCGAGCGGTCCTACACCAAGCAGGAGCTTCAACTGTTCAACACCATTGCGGGGCAGGTGGCCGGTGTTGTCGTCAACGCCCGTCTCTTGAATGGCCTTTCAATGGACGCTGCCGCCCCGAAGCCTGTCGCAGAAATTGCTCATCAATCCAGGCTTCTGCACGGCATCCCCGCCGCTCCGGGCATCGCCATGGGAACTGCCATAATCCTTGAGGGTCCTGATGACTTTCACTACCTCATGGAGAAACACTCCGACGATCCTGAGCAGGAACGAAAATTTCTGGATAATGCCGTAGCAGAAGCCAGAACGGAGATCGAAAAGCTCCAGCGTCGTGTTCATGAACAACTCGGGGAGGAAGACGCGGCAATTTTCAATATTCATTTGATGATGATCGAGGATCAGGGATTTACACAGAAAGTAGACGACCTTATCTCGTCGGGGTACACAGCGCTTTACTCAGTCAAAACCGTCGTCTCGGATTACCTTAACAGTTTCGACAACATTAACGACCCCTATCTCAGGGAAAGGGGCGTTGACATTGAGGATGTAGGGCGGCGGCTTGGCAGGCTATTATCCGGGTCGGGTTCGGAAGACGCCATGTTTATCGAGAAAGCAGGGATCCTTGTCTCACGCCTGATAACTCCCTCTGATGCCGCCAGTCTTGCAGGCCAGAAGGTAGAGGGTGTCGCCACAGCGGGGGGTGGGCACACATCCCATGCGATCATCCTGTCGAGATCCATGGGTATTCCCTGCGTTGTGGGAATCGACGAGATCCTCGACATAGTACACTCCGGCGACTTCCTGATCGTCGACGGAAACATGGGAACCGTCTTCGTCAATCCCGATGAAAGTATTGTTCGGGAATACCGACGCCTTACGGAGGATTACAACCGTCACGTTGTGGAGTTGGTGAGTGAAAGGGATCTTCCGGCTGTAACCCTGGACGGTTACCGGGTCGAGCTCATGGGGAACGTCGGTTTGCTTTCCGATCTCAAGCTTACCTCATTTTACGGTGCGGAGGGTATTGGACTGTATCGTACAGAGCTTCCTTTTATAGCCAGAAACGTGCTTCCTGGGGAGGATGATCAGTACAGGATCTACCGCCGCATGGTTGAAGGATCCATGGGCAAACCGGTGACCATCAGGACCCTGGACGTAGGGGGTGACAAGAACATCCCCTATCTTAAGATGCCCAAGGAGGACAATCCGTTCCTGGGCTGGCGGTCCATCCGTATGTGTCTGGAGAAGGTGGATATTTTCAAGGTTCAGATCAGGGCCATTTTGAGAGCGGCGATCCATGGCTCGGTGAACATTATGATACCAATGATCTCTTCCATGGAAGAGATCCGACGGGTTAAAATCCTTATTGAGGAGTCGATACGGGAATTGGAGGTATCACGGGTTCCCCACGATCCGGGGGTTCCTGTGGGCATTATGATCGAGATTCCGGCCGCTGTTCACCTTGCGGACAGGTTGGCCAAGGAAGTTGATTTCTTCTCCATAGGCACCAACGATCTCACCCAGTATGCCCTTGCCGTGGACAGGAACAATCCTAAAGTGGCCCACCTTTATGATCCCATGAACCCGGCGGTTCTCAGCCTCATTCAGATGACCACCAAGGCAGCCAGAGACAACGGCATCCCGGTTGGGGTGTGCGGCGAGATAGCCGCTCTTCCCCTCTGGACCCCCCTCCTCCTCGGACTGGGGGTTACGGACCTGTCGATGAATGCTGCCGCAATCCCGCTTGTCAAAAGATCTATACGCCTTATAAAGCATCAGGATTGCGTGAGGGCGGCACGCAGGGCCCTCAAGGTAGGCACGTCCTCCGAAGTCCGCCGGATCCTTTCCCGGTTCGAAACGATGATCAAGACCCAGGTTTACTTTTCACCCAGCGAGGGGAAAAGCTGA
- the guaA_1 gene encoding GMP synthase [glutamine-hydrolyzing] — MVVIFQHVPFEGPGLIAEMLDGRGIPYMVLEPYKGDPTPLSPAGFTGVISMGGPMSSNDDLDFLAKEKAFLAEAAARRMPVLGVCLGAQLLAAALGAGVNPGQEKEVGWGNVALTDEGKTDPLFSGAGDNIPVLHWHGETFDLPHGAVLLASSHACVNQAFRWHGSVYGFQFHLEADGEMVKEWIEEDLAGCCPMVEDPAGIIKDTGEFMDNAHLTASLILGRFLDMLARA; from the coding sequence ATGGTAGTCATCTTTCAACATGTGCCCTTCGAGGGGCCTGGCCTTATTGCGGAGATGCTCGATGGTAGAGGTATCCCGTATATGGTCCTGGAGCCCTACAAAGGGGATCCGACACCCCTGTCCCCGGCCGGGTTTACGGGAGTTATTTCCATGGGTGGACCCATGTCCTCCAATGACGATCTGGATTTTCTTGCAAAGGAAAAGGCATTCCTGGCAGAGGCCGCCGCGCGGCGTATGCCGGTGCTGGGTGTGTGCCTTGGTGCGCAGCTTCTGGCTGCCGCCCTGGGGGCCGGAGTAAATCCCGGGCAGGAAAAGGAGGTGGGTTGGGGGAATGTTGCATTGACCGATGAGGGAAAGACGGACCCTCTTTTCTCCGGGGCGGGAGACAATATCCCGGTCCTTCACTGGCATGGGGAGACCTTTGATCTTCCCCATGGGGCCGTCCTCCTGGCATCATCCCACGCGTGCGTTAACCAGGCTTTCCGCTGGCACGGGAGCGTTTACGGATTCCAGTTTCACCTTGAGGCTGATGGTGAGATGGTTAAGGAGTGGATCGAGGAGGATCTGGCCGGATGCTGCCCCATGGTTGAAGATCCGGCCGGTATTATCAAAGATACGGGGGAATTCATGGATAATGCCCATTTAACCGCATCCCTGATCCTGGGACGGTTTCTGGACATGTTGGCGCGGGCCTGA
- a CDS encoding hypothetical protein (GTP-binding protein TypA/BipA homolog), which yields MQANIRNIAIIAHVDHGKTTLVDAMLRQSGVFRDNQIIAERVMDSHDLERERGITILSKNLSIRFGDLKINIVDTPGHADFGGEVERILKMVDSVLLLVDAFEGPMPQTGFVLRKSLELGLKPVVVINKIDRPGARPQKVLDMIFDLFCDLSASDEQLDFPVVYTSARAGYARLEPDDESDTLKPLFEMIRDHVTPPAGEAGAPFQMLVANIAYDDYIGRVATGKIFNGTVRSGQTVTLIAGDGTHRTGRISRLLGYEGLKQVEITEASVGDIVTVAGFDEIGIGETIADPAEPVAIDYVAIDEPTISMNFMVNTSPFAGSEGKYLTSRQLRERLIKELRSNVSLRVEEMKGTDGFKVSGRGELHLSILIENMRREGFALAVSKPRVILREVDGRTCEPMEHLVVDVDEKYQGTVIEKLGLRRAEMISMIPMDSVNRLEFIVPARGLIGFRTEFLTDTKGTGIITHTFHSYAPFRGEIPGRKNGSLIALEDGKTTAYGIFGLQDRGVFFVGPGLQVYEGMIIGRHSKDNDLVINPCREKKLTNMRASGSDDTVHLTPARELSLEQALEFITDDELVEVTPKSIRLRKKFLNANDRKKHSKASGAFTVSPVAGNRSA from the coding sequence ATGCAGGCCAATATCAGAAATATCGCGATCATAGCGCATGTGGATCATGGAAAGACCACCCTTGTGGATGCCATGCTCCGACAATCCGGGGTGTTCCGGGATAACCAGATCATTGCCGAGCGGGTTATGGACAGCCACGACCTGGAGAGGGAGAGGGGAATTACCATCCTGTCGAAGAACCTTTCCATCCGGTTCGGGGACCTGAAGATAAACATTGTGGATACCCCCGGTCATGCGGATTTTGGGGGAGAGGTGGAGAGAATCCTCAAGATGGTTGATTCCGTTCTCCTCCTTGTGGATGCTTTTGAAGGCCCTATGCCTCAGACCGGTTTCGTTCTGAGGAAATCGCTGGAACTCGGGCTTAAACCTGTGGTGGTCATCAACAAGATCGACCGTCCCGGAGCCCGTCCGCAGAAGGTCCTGGACATGATATTTGACCTCTTCTGCGATCTTTCAGCCAGCGACGAGCAGCTGGATTTTCCGGTAGTCTACACCAGCGCCAGAGCGGGTTATGCCAGGCTGGAGCCGGACGACGAATCCGACACCCTTAAGCCGCTCTTCGAGATGATCCGGGACCATGTCACTCCTCCTGCTGGAGAAGCGGGGGCTCCATTTCAGATGCTGGTGGCCAACATCGCATATGATGACTACATCGGCCGTGTCGCCACCGGGAAGATATTCAACGGCACCGTCCGGAGCGGTCAGACCGTGACACTGATCGCGGGAGACGGGACTCATCGGACAGGACGGATATCAAGGCTTTTAGGTTATGAGGGGTTAAAGCAGGTGGAGATCACGGAAGCGTCCGTGGGTGATATCGTAACCGTTGCGGGATTCGATGAAATCGGCATCGGAGAAACCATTGCCGACCCCGCGGAGCCGGTGGCCATAGACTACGTAGCGATCGACGAACCCACCATCTCCATGAACTTCATGGTCAACACGTCTCCCTTTGCCGGAAGTGAAGGCAAATACCTGACATCCCGGCAGCTCCGGGAACGGCTCATAAAAGAATTGCGGTCCAATGTGTCGCTTCGCGTAGAGGAAATGAAAGGCACCGACGGTTTCAAGGTCTCCGGCCGGGGCGAACTTCACCTTTCCATCCTTATCGAGAACATGAGGCGTGAGGGATTCGCTCTGGCTGTCTCAAAACCCAGGGTGATCCTCCGTGAGGTGGACGGCCGTACGTGTGAGCCGATGGAACACCTCGTAGTCGATGTGGACGAAAAATATCAGGGGACGGTCATCGAGAAACTGGGTCTGCGCAGGGCGGAAATGATTTCAATGATACCCATGGACAGTGTCAACAGGCTGGAGTTCATTGTGCCTGCCCGGGGGCTCATCGGATTCAGGACCGAGTTTTTGACCGACACCAAGGGAACCGGAATCATTACCCACACATTCCACAGCTACGCACCCTTTCGGGGGGAAATTCCCGGGCGTAAAAACGGGTCTCTCATCGCGCTGGAAGATGGGAAAACGACCGCCTACGGGATTTTCGGCCTTCAGGATCGTGGGGTTTTCTTTGTTGGTCCCGGACTGCAGGTGTATGAAGGAATGATTATAGGGCGGCACAGCAAGGACAATGACCTCGTGATCAACCCGTGCAGGGAAAAAAAACTTACCAATATGCGCGCATCCGGAAGCGACGATACGGTCCATCTGACACCGGCCAGAGAGCTTTCGTTAGAGCAGGCCCTGGAATTTATAACTGACGACGAACTGGTTGAGGTCACTCCTAAATCGATCCGGCTGCGGAAGAAGTTCCTGAATGCCAACGATCGAAAAAAACACTCCAAGGCTTCCGGAGCTTTCACTGTCTCACCTGTCGCCGGAAATCGGTCGGCTTAG
- a CDS encoding rubrerythrin has translation MSQQTFNLKEIIEMAIQIERSGVAFYRRLKEQSVDREAKGLFQTLEKAEHQHIRDFEKVLKSALKKHRNLEYPASSQELLYLRAFASRRIFQNPDDAEAKAAATSTAIEGIEMALDFEFRSVTFFQEMARIIEDPDDRASVEELELQEKAHAAMLYEMKEKLQNTVPGS, from the coding sequence ATGTCCCAACAGACCTTCAACCTTAAGGAGATCATCGAAATGGCCATCCAGATCGAAAGATCGGGCGTGGCTTTCTACCGACGTCTTAAGGAACAGTCGGTGGACCGTGAAGCCAAAGGGCTGTTCCAGACACTGGAGAAGGCCGAGCACCAGCACATCAGGGACTTCGAGAAAGTCCTGAAGTCCGCGCTGAAAAAGCACAGGAACCTGGAGTACCCGGCATCGAGCCAGGAACTTCTCTACCTGCGGGCGTTTGCCTCCAGAAGGATCTTTCAAAATCCCGATGACGCGGAGGCAAAGGCGGCGGCCACTTCAACCGCCATTGAGGGGATCGAAATGGCCCTGGACTTCGAGTTCCGGTCAGTGACCTTCTTCCAGGAGATGGCCCGGATCATCGAGGACCCCGATGACCGGGCATCCGTTGAAGAGCTGGAGCTCCAGGAAAAGGCACACGCGGCGATGCTGTATGAAATGAAGGAAAAACTGCAAAACACAGTTCCTGGTTCCTAG
- the zraR_2 gene encoding transcriptional regulatory protein ZraR, whose amino-acid sequence MTVTRRITGKIRVRLDRAILTVADGPDTGREAKLEEGILTIGTDPGSGFCLTDPTVSRRHAEVARTSDGFLLQDVGSTNGTFINGVRVDRAYLRDGTTITLGKSEIGFRLNEETFVPAASHATRFGEMIGRDKSMREIFSLLERLSGSDVTVLLQGETGTGKELAARGLHSYGPRSSMPFVVFNCAAVPSELMESELFGFEKGAFTGADASRQGAVEEAEGGTLFLDEIGELSLSLQPKLLRLLDRREFKRLGEAGERHSNIRFVAATNRDLEAQVMEGTFRQDLFFRTSAARVKLPPLRERPDDVPALLKHFLDEISRRTGKQFRLAEPALKILCNHAWPGNARELKNILETAGALCGGETIGPEDLPPLSRVVPRDGAGSMRGAEVRALRDAMEMAGGNKRKAARLLGIAPSTLYAKMRKYKI is encoded by the coding sequence ATGACCGTAACTCGCAGGATAACGGGGAAAATAAGAGTGCGGCTCGACCGGGCCATTCTGACAGTGGCAGATGGTCCTGACACGGGCCGGGAAGCTAAACTCGAGGAGGGCATTCTGACCATAGGAACCGATCCGGGTTCCGGGTTCTGCCTTACCGATCCCACTGTATCCCGTCGACATGCCGAGGTTGCACGCACCAGCGATGGTTTTTTGCTGCAGGATGTGGGCAGCACAAACGGGACGTTCATTAACGGCGTCAGGGTTGACCGTGCCTACCTGCGCGACGGCACGACAATTACCCTGGGGAAAAGCGAGATCGGCTTCCGGCTCAACGAGGAAACCTTCGTTCCCGCCGCATCGCATGCCACACGCTTCGGGGAGATGATCGGGCGGGATAAATCCATGCGGGAGATATTTTCTCTCCTGGAGCGGTTGTCCGGAAGCGACGTGACGGTCCTGCTACAGGGTGAGACGGGAACCGGGAAGGAGCTGGCCGCCAGGGGCCTTCATTCATACGGTCCGAGGTCATCCATGCCCTTTGTCGTCTTCAACTGTGCGGCGGTGCCCTCAGAACTTATGGAGAGCGAACTGTTCGGATTCGAGAAAGGGGCCTTCACCGGGGCGGATGCCTCCCGACAAGGCGCGGTTGAGGAGGCCGAAGGGGGGACCCTGTTTCTCGACGAAATCGGAGAACTGTCCCTTTCACTTCAGCCCAAGCTCCTCCGGCTGCTGGACCGAAGGGAGTTCAAGCGTCTGGGAGAGGCCGGTGAGCGGCACTCGAACATCCGTTTCGTGGCGGCCACCAACCGGGATCTCGAGGCTCAGGTCATGGAAGGAACTTTCCGTCAGGACCTCTTTTTCAGGACCTCGGCCGCCCGGGTAAAACTCCCGCCCCTAAGGGAACGTCCGGATGATGTCCCTGCGCTGCTGAAACATTTTCTGGACGAGATCAGCCGACGCACGGGCAAACAGTTCAGGCTTGCCGAACCGGCCCTGAAAATTCTGTGCAATCATGCCTGGCCTGGAAATGCCAGGGAACTCAAAAATATTCTGGAGACGGCCGGAGCTCTGTGCGGCGGGGAAACAATCGGCCCCGAAGATCTGCCGCCCCTTTCCCGCGTGGTTCCCCGGGACGGCGCAGGGAGCATGCGCGGCGCCGAGGTCAGGGCGTTAAGGGATGCCATGGAGATGGCCGGCGGCAACAAAAGGAAAGCGGCCCGCCTCCTCGGCATAGCCCCGTCAACGCTGTATGCGAAGATGAGGAAGTATAAGATTTAG
- the hrb gene encoding high molecular weight rubredoxin, giving the protein MKKYRCSVCGYVYDPVAGDPDEGVEAGTPFDKVPEDWVCPDCGADKSFFEAV; this is encoded by the coding sequence ATGAAGAAGTATCGTTGCAGTGTGTGTGGTTATGTATATGACCCGGTCGCCGGGGATCCTGATGAGGGCGTAGAAGCCGGAACTCCGTTTGACAAGGTGCCCGAGGATTGGGTCTGCCCGGATTGCGGAGCGGACAAGAGCTTCTTCGAGGCGGTCTGA